In Panicum virgatum strain AP13 chromosome 5K, P.virgatum_v5, whole genome shotgun sequence, the genomic window CCTTTGCTAGAGTTTagttgctaaagtttagcaacaATTTTGAATCCAAACAAATCTTGCTAAAATCTTGCTAAACTTTAGTTGAACGCCAGTAGTCATTAGCCAGCCAAGAGTTATTAAAACTTGCTAAAAGTGATTGTTGAAGGGGATATATTCCAAACAAGCCTAAGACGTGCGTATACATATATGAGAACGTATCAAGTGCAAACTAACCTCTCCGTACAAACTatagaaacttcaatctgagttATTAGATCAACCTACCGTGTTTCGCAAGGTAAAAAGAGTATGTATGGACTTTGTGACCAGACGTTCTCGCCCTTGTAATCAATCCATGAGTATCTCGTGACATATCTGACCCAACGAAGAGCATGTACGTGAAGTATGTGATCATACTAGTCTATCCATGATGGTATATGCATTGAGTATGAACTCATACATACAGTATGTTGATATACTTATTTTTATATACTAGTACTAAGGTATAATCACAATATATTTAAAAAACTAAGGAtacttttgaaaattttcatatGTATCCTTTTGAAGTATTTTAGAATtagtatatgaacatactcaaaaaaataaatgagTATGTGTACATATGTATGGTGGTATATGAGAGAGGGACGGAAGAGGCACAACAGAGTAAGCTTGGGGGCTCGCCGGGCGCAGCCCAAGCGGCGGCCCGACACGCCTCTCTTTGCCTTTATGTTCTATGTTTGTTTGCGCTGCTTTTGCTCTGTTTTCTGAAATTTCTTGCTTCTGGTATTGTCGTTTTAGTTCTGCACCTATACCAGTTTATTtcgtttatatttaatactccatgcatgtaaaatTCTCGTTCTAcgtgatagatttggaattttgaattttgcaactaaataaGGCCCTAGAATGTATGACGATTGAATATATGTTGTGCGCGTGGTAAGTTAACTGCCGTTCACTGGCGCGACACAATCACTTAATAAACTGGTGCAAACACGCCTCTCTTTACCTTCACTTTCTCTATGTTGTTTGCGCTACATTTGTTCTGTTTTCTGAATTTTCTCGCTTCTGGTAGTGTCGTTTTAGTTGAATTTTTCTTGTTTCACTTAAATTGCATTTTCTTTTGATTGAATCATCTACTTGCATCGTAATACGATGCAGGCATATTCAGAGGTCTCGTCcactgaaaacaaaaacaaaagtcAAGAAACGATTGAAGATTTTCAGGTGACCAGTGATGACGAGTCAACAGCATGATCGCCCTCCGTTACTTTTGAGAACATGACGGCGAGCATTGGAAGGCTCTCAGGAACAGAACACAAATATGATCCACATACACCAATATATATTATTCCTTTCACTGTTTCACAGAAGAGAGAGAGACTTGACATGCATGGATACCTCAGATGCACGACAGAGTACATACTGTACGCCGCCACAGACGAACAACAACACATACTGTAATAATAACAAGCCCACAGATACAGGAAACGACGACGCGTGCTGACATTGACATGTCTGCTTATATATATTGATTGACCTGGAACTGGAGGACAACAACACGGACAGAGACTGAAGCATGCACTCCGCTCGCCGAAGGCTCCGGCCCAGGCGTCGTGAACACAGAGCGCTGCGGCAAAGTGCGAGCTCACCAGTCACCACAGCAGTGAAGCGCAGCAGCAGCCGAGAGGACGATTAtcgcgacggcggaggcgcagCACGTGAGGTTGTTCCTCGCCGCGGCGCGTCGGCGGGGCGCGGCGTCCGAGGCCCACACGGCGGCGGTGATCAGCACAGCCCCGGCAAGGAAGATGCCCCAGAGGGCGAGGAAGCAGGTCTTGTCATCGATCCCCCGCGGCGGCTCGCGACCGGACAGTGCTGCGACGACAGTGGAAGCTGCGGCTATGGCGAAGAAGCCGACTAGACCACCCGTCATGTGAACATCCTCTTCCCGGCAGGGGGTGCCGCCGCCAATGTCCTTTGCCATGTCTTGTACTAGCTCGACGCCGGCGGTTTATTTGCAAAAGCGAAGGGGGGCGCACTGCACACCGTCAGGGACGATCGGGGGCACTGAGAAAAGGAGACAGCGGCGGTGGGTTTATATTGGGAGCTAGTGATGCAGGTCGAGTCGATGAGATCAGTGATGCGCTGGACGAGAAGCCGCGTAAGGACGCTCGCCTCCCTCGGTGGTTACCCCGGCCGTCCTTGTGCACCCTAGGAAACTCAGCCAGCCCTAGGAAGAGGCTCCTATTTGTGGTCTTGCCATGTGTTGCGGTACGATTCATTCCAGCGTCTTGTCGCCACTCGGTTTTGGCTGAGGGCACTCTGCCATTTACTCTCTGTGACTTTGTAATGTGTGAAGTGATTTTCTCATCAGCATGTAATGGTCCATGTACAGGTCATCATACTATGGTGGTGTGCTTGGGAGGTGCCTCCGATCCGTGGCTTTCTGATGTGTGAAGCGCGACTGTGtcaacatgcatgcatgtaagtAATACcatatagaatttttttttgttcaaaatACAAGTTCCCAGCATTGTTTAAAAAGGTATCCGGCATGGTTCATCCTAGCACACCTAGCGCTAGAAGGGAATCTCgtgtgcatggagtactaacaaaaatttatttgcaaaatttttttcacaTATAGATGTAATTttgtgcgacgaatctaattagcCTAACTAACTCATGATTTACTACAGTAACCGTCATCTAATTATGCGGTCAAAGATTTTATTAAATTCGTCTTGCGAAGTAGCGCATGAGTTGTAGaattagttttgtaaaatatttttatttaatatctgtaATGGACAGTCATAATTTGCTactaaaccaaacaaggcccaaCGCACATGTGTCTCCACCGTACCAAACTAGCTTCTCTTTTGATCGACCGAACACGTCTCTCCGACGTGTGCCGACGCAGTTCGCAAGATCCTGCTCCACCTTTGCTCTTTTCTGCTCTTTTTCTCCTCTTGAGGCCTTCCCTGACAGGACCCGTTGCGAACCATTGCCTCCACTCGGCTCCGTCGGCGCCGCCACAGGCGCGGGAGGTCATTCAAAGGGCCGCAAGATGCAGAACGTGACGGGCCTAACGACGGCCCATGGCAGCGGCCCAACACGCAATTCATTCTGTGCTGGCTCCctcttgtttttcttctcctctGCTTTTCCTTGTGTGCACCTccgtttctttttttgtttttgctatgtACATCTAAATTCCGAGACGATTTTTTAGATGATGCAAAAAAGCGTCCGACCTTGACCTCCAAGAGGCTACAACCCACTCGTTACATCAAACTGCAACACCTCCGTCTGCAAACACACTCATAAAGTTCACAAAAGTAAATAGGAGACACCAATAAAATTCACATGAAAATTTATTAAGCAGCAATTCTATTGCTAAATTTCCATTCATAGTTGGCGAAAATTTGCATAGCTGTTGTCTCCCGTGATCGGCATGCATCTAGTTAGTTAGTGACTTAGTGGCCATGAGAAATATCTAGcgtgaagcaaaaaaaaaaaaagtcgtcTCAAACGGCAATCTCCTCCCCCAAAGTCGAGAAAATGTAATCGAGTAATTCGCGCTTAGAGCAGCGTGATAGGTGATTCATAACACTCTCGATTTCAGGCAAcagtttttatttatttatttatgcgAGGTAGTTAAAAATCATGACATGAAACAAGCATCTCCCGCACGTGCGACAGAGGCCCAACTGAAAAAGGACAAAATATAGCATGGAACCACACCGACTGACTGACTGACACTGCTGGCTGAACCACACGCAGCTGACGAGAAAAGAGGCATGCACACCAACTCCCATGAGGTCAAACTGACGGCTGATCTCGGAGCCGCGCGCAAGCTCACAGAAGCAGCGAAGCCGCCGCTGCGAGGCCGGCGGCCACGACGAGCGAGGCGTACATAAAAAGCTTCCTCCCGGCcgcgcctccgcggccgccggcggtgggTGCCGAGACGGAGgctgctgccaccaccaccaccacctgggTGACCCCGGCAAAGAATAGCCCCGAGATGGCGACGGAGTAGGCATTTCTGTCGAGCCATGACGGCGGCTCGCTCACGGCCAAGGCGATGGCCGAAGAGGCCGCGGCGAGGCCGAGCAGACCGCCGCGCTCGGAGAAGGCTGCACGCTCTTCCCCTTGGCGCCCGTTGCCGCCCCTGCCCGCTGCCATCTCCAAGCcagaggctgctgctgccgtcatGCCGTGAATGCGCCGCTTCTTGTGTCCTGGAACTCTAGGGGAAAAGGGCTGGCTGAACTGCTGTCtacagggagggagaggagacgGGGGGCGCTTGCAAGAAGGGTGGGGGTTGGGGGCGAGGCCACGAGTCAAGCTGCTAATGGTTTGGGTTAAGACCAGTTTTAATGGTTTGGTTTTGCTACTTGGGCCCATTTGGTTCGGTGGCAAATAGGTTATGGTGTCTACCAGTctggtttggtctggtttaACTGCTATAACGGATTGATTCAGTTTGGGATGGAATCTTAAATGGAATATGTAGATACCGACCATACTCGAATTTGCAGCCGTCGGATGTAGATCCTGCGCCCGTCcttcatcttcaacctccagGCAGGAGCAGCCTTCGCTCTCCCATCGCTTCCATGAGTCCCATCTGCTATAGCTCCGACGACTCCACTCCGATTCATGTCTTGAACGTCCGCTCCTCAATCAGCTCATGTCTCCTCCTCATGTTGGACTACGCAGGAGGCCGCAACAGAGAAAGGAGAGGAGGGCGAGCTCCAAGAGGTGCACGACTGCTCATCGAGCATGCAGGTAGAGGGGTCAATGGCGATGCGGCAGGAAGCTGCGAATCGACGACCTCTGGCGAGCAGCTCGACCTCCGACGCTCCGATTTGACCTCCGTCGAGCAGCTCAACCTCCCTGGCCTCCAAATCGACCTTCGACGAGCAGCTCGAACTCCAGTAGCTACAGGCGCCGGAGGGAACGAAAACCGAACCACACCAGCCTCATTCGTCGCGGCTTCTGGTTTGAAAACCCATACAGTTTAGTTTGGTTCGGTTTTTCAAATAACCAGATTAGTGTGGTGTGGTTTTATACACGAGCATCTAAGCAATTGGTCTGGTGCGGTTTTGGTTTGGGTCTAGAGCATTAGCAGATTGGGCCCGCGAGGGCGTATATATATTTGGCCGTTGCTGGCGCTCCCAACCACCCCAGGGTACCGCCACGTTGCTGTCAATCGCTTGCGTGTTTTTGCGCAACAGCTTCATCGGGCGTGGCAGTACACGCCAACACGTAGCATGAAGCTGGTCTACCATGCTCCGGTCCCTTGTGCCTaaatgacaggtggggccacgaTCCACTACGGCGAGGATCCGCAAGAATGGGTACGGTGCATCGTCGGGTTGGGTTGACTAAAAGCAAACACACACGGCGGAGGGACCCGGCCACGCGCACACATGGTAACAAAGTTGCTCCATTTATGGTGACAAAGTTGGCTCATACATGGTGACAAAGTTGCTCTATAAATGGAGAAAAAGTTGGCTGCATACATGGTGACAAAGTTGCTCCATGGATGGTGACAAACTGACAAGGAAGAATATTTGTTTACACATTTTAGTGAGCAATTTGGTCAGCCCACACAGAGAGATGTGATTTCGGATTGGGAGGCAGCTGGCTTGCCCAGGCTGAACCTCCAACATCTAGAGGAGGAATTCACTGGAAAGGAAATGCATGCAGTAATTCAGGACTTCAAATGATAAGTTTGAGATTCAATGGCATCCCGTACAACAGGTGCAACTGATTGATAGGAGTGATAAAATCTCTTGGCGTTGGATTGCAGATGGAGTCCAAACGAGGAGCAGTAAATCAGTGTCAAACCCCGGCCAAACGCTAGGCTAGCCGATGAAGGAAAAATGATAATTTTATCAGCTACCTGACCTTTTCCTTCCATTTATCCCCGGCCCGTCCCTGCCGCCGCTCCTTTGAAGGAGGAGACGAGGGAAATtgaaacaaacaaacacacatacacacagaGAGAGGATTGCCCAAATCGACTCGATTCAGCATAATAACATAGCAAAAGCAcaggtactccctccatattatAAAGGAAGTCGTTTATGACGTCGACACGATCTCCAAAAACAACTTTGACTACTAAATTTTTactataaaaaatttataaaatatagtcAACATATACTTTTACGAAACTACATTTCAAGTTGAATCTACTTATATcacttttatattttcaaactcaacctaaaagaatttatttataattaaatttaaaatgtTTAATTTAAGACAAACTCAAAATGACTTCCTTTACAATATGAAGGGAGTATTAAAGGATCTCAAAATGGAAACCACTGCACGCACTGGTGCATACATTGCATAAACACAAACCTCAAATCGATTAAATTCAGCAGAATTCAGCAGAAGCACAATCGCAGATAATAAGGAGACAGCACGTGGAGACACATACACTGCATACACGGCACCATGCATGCCATGACTATACCTCATTTTATTGTAAAGCAAGCATATATATAGTACTAATAAGCATTGTCGTCGAATACGTACGGAACCCGATGATTAGCCCATCACGATGAAGGAGGTGCCGCCGGGAGCGATGAGGGCGCCGAGCAGCACCAAGGAAGCGCAGACGAGGGGCACCCTGAACGCACGACGACCGCTCCCGCCGTCTTGGCCCTGCTGGGAGAAGAGCAAGCTGCCGACGAACACCTCGGCGACCCCGGCAAGGAAGATGCCAAAGAGGGTGAGGTAGTAAGCGATCTGGTGGCCCTCGAAGATGGATCCCGGGGGCGGCTTGTACAAACTCCTGTTCACGACCACCGCCAGTGTGGCAAGTCCAATCCAAAACAGCGACCCCGCGAGCTTCCTCGAGTTGCCGGTGGCAATTCCTTGGAGGATTTCATCCCCGGGAAGGTCGATCCGAACTTCATTATTGTTGCTGCTGTCGTCGTTGTTGGCGAGCTGCGGAGTGGCCATAGTGATCGGGAAGGCTGAGTTGATGGTCAGGATAGAGGAGAAGAGAGGTCTGAGCGGAGAAGCAAGAGGAGGCAGCTAGCGAGCGAGTTTTGAGCTTCGAGAGATCAGTGATCAACTGATCGGGGTTTTAAAGATGCGATGGCCACGCGTGAGCGAGGCTGCCGCGAAGTTTCCTCCTGTAGTACTTGGCTACTTGCCCCGACTTATTCCGCTCGGCTTTAACTTAGCCCAGCAAAGTTGGACAATAGCTATAGAGTTTCTGAACTCTTGTAAACTGACAAACTGGTAACCCGGTATTATGCTTTCAATCATCAAACTGGTGTTTGGTCTAAAAAAGTACTTGCCCTGCAATTGGATCATCGACACGTGGCCCGGGAACAATTACTACTGatttgcagctgcaacaatttTTACaacttataattttttaaataagacgactGGTCAAACTGGTGTTAAAAAATTaaatgaattataatttggagCAAAGGGAATAAAATTTAAACTAATGTACCTTGGAAACAGTGTACACAAGTGGATGCTGATTAGCACCTTTGTGCATGAGCTATCATAGAGTAGGGTTGAACTAGCTAGCCCTAGGTTCTATATAGTTGTAGATATGACTATGCATGAGCCTTGTGGTCTTGTTTGTGTAGCCTGTATATATATAGCCTCATACGATGATCAGTCAAGTATGTACTAGAAACCTCTCAAAAAAAGTATGTACTAAAAAACAGGATATTAGGGCTCGCGGCCCTGAATAATTGCTAATGCAATAATGAAGTGCTAATTTCTATAATTGGTTGTGGTGATGAGATGCGCAGATTTTTGCAAAACAAAACAGTAGCTCGGAACTGCAAATAACGTACTAGCTCAGAAATGTATCCCTGCTACAGTGCTACTACGTACGGGAATCAGCAGAGACGCGCGCCATATGTGTACTACGTACGTAAACTGTAAGGCGAAGAATCAGCAAAAGTATAACCCTGCCGATCGAGCGAGCGCGTTTTGTCACTGCTACTTTTGCGCCGTGTCTATTCCCCAAAAGAACGGATCGGCGATAGCCAGTGCGTCAGGCATGCGTATTGTTGCTTACATCATCTTTCTGACGCCACAACCCTATCTGCCGCCACAACcaagcggtcagcatggtgtccAACGCTGCCTGAAATCAAAACCAAACACAACCATGCGGACCAATCGGTTTCTTGAAAACAGCATCGATCCTCATTATTGTGTCAGTTTATGTAGTAATCGATCATCAAATAAACATAACTAACCTAGCTGCTGATTGGTGAAGGATCGGAGTATTATTTTGTGATACATACTATATACGTTGGTACTAGCTGGCTAGCTAGGTGAATGAGGGCGACGTTCTTGCATACAGTAGGCCGTAACATCGAGTCCTTGTCCATCACCGTCTCCtgtatcttactattactaattggaggcttcttttGAAGCCCCCAGGTGAAGCcgcctaggatcctaggtggacagtctaaaaaatagagaaatcctataaattctcaaaaaatcagaaacatccggccatcaattcggcaactctaatcataatagacattagatctgttatctttttaataaattacccacatttgccattatgaaaatagactagaagaaccccctaaacatgtatccaaattacccacctctgccattatagaaaataatctaaagtaccccctaatcttcgtgtaaattatccacttatgccattataaaataatatcaaacaacccttttcatatatattatccaatgttattataataaaaagttaaaatgaaccccaaatctgaatcaaaaatatgttattataataaattttaaaatgcatcaatataaaattctaaattactattcctatcattattaatatattattcatattattatttatataaacatactaaCCATCTatttgtcaccatatattcatttataagagaagagataagaatatcaattttcatgttgttcacatagctcaaacaaaattttcaaataaacacatgtcaaacatatatggaggtgtgatatGAAGTGAGATaaaattgttagtaactaaacctatcacatttattacaattatataatgataaatatgtatctttgcAGTACTGGATTAtaatatttaattggttaaagaGAGTGTGAggtagataattattagatatctctaactagcccgtgcgggagcactgtggttgatagactagtaggTAACAACTCTTTGGAAGGGTCGTCAGTTATTAGATGATGCGTTATTCCAAAAAATCACCAACGACTTAACTGTGTCTTATGTTAGTAAGCACTCCCCAATATCGCGCAATAATCTTTGCGAACCACTACATTGCCCATAGCTGATTAATAACATTATTACTATATATTGCTATTCCCTCTATTTTTTTGCGAGTAAAGAGAGATACGTATTAGTTTCTCAAAGTAACATTACATTCTGAGCAATTAATTGCTCAAACACACGTTACTATTGCTATTCGATGCTCTATTATTGCAAATGGAATCATAGAGTTACATTCAATTAAAAAGTTATGAAAACGTCACTACCGGAAAATCGAAAGTCACCGTGTGCCCGatagttcgccgtgtgctttctttcgggcacacggcgaagccattcttcgccgtgtgctttttctggcacacggcgaagccattcttcgccgtgtgctttttCTGGCAAACGACGAAGTAATGgttcgccgtgtgctttttAGTGGCACATGGCGAAGTCAAGCTTCGCTGTGTGCTTTTTTTTGCACACAGCGAAGTAATAGTTTGCCGTGTATTTTTTTTGGCACACGACAATGCAATAATTTTTTTCTCTGTGTATGACGGCCGTTAGGAGGGGGCAGTGGCGttaggctttgccgtgtgccatgaagaggcacacggcaaagccaggccttcgccgtgtgccttttAGCTTCGTCGTGTGCCTTTtgaaggcacacggcaaagcggaCAACAAAAAATTATCCCTTACCCTTCAAATTTGTTTCCCAATCCACAAGCAACATTTTGTAGTCCGTATTAAAATTTAGAACATGTTTGTAtttgtttgctatatttaactaattaattatttttcaagcaattttttgaatCCAGTCAAATGTGAACTGCAAGTGGTTCAAATAGTAGATCAAAATGAGTcaaaaatgatattcatgttatttagccCAATTTAAGGCCATACCCATGAAATGCAAAGAAATTTCGAACAACTTGACCAGGAAACACGACCACGACCGTGTGTCTgaatgattttaaaattctaaaaaatacAAATGAAGTCTAAAAATTGTGAGATTTGTCAACAACTCATTATATCATATGTGGAGGctatggtaaaaaattgagtgagttttgaaattttatcaCGTACGATGCTTACAAACATGCTTACAAACAGAAACATCTCCGAAGAAGAATCATAGAGTTTAGAAGGATGCGGTTAGTTTTGGGAGTGAAAGTGACGATCAAATTTGGTTTTGAATACAAACTTTTTTATATGATCTCTTATGAAAACAAACTTTATACCAAAGTCATACAACTCGCTGAAatataaaactttgtagttttcaacttttatatttaatattgtttaatatttcaaaatatCACTATAAGTTATCTAATTTGaaatta contains:
- the LOC120710471 gene encoding uncharacterized protein LOC120710471 translates to MATPQLANNDDSSNNNEVRIDLPGDEILQGIATGNSRKLAGSLFWIGLATLAVVVNRSLYKPPPGSIFEGHQIAYYLTLFGIFLAGVAEVFVGSLLFSQQGQDGGSGRRAFRVPLVCASLVLLGALIAPGGTSFIVMG